From Pseudomonas fluorescens:
GTGCGCCTCACTGCGCGCGCGAGCGCTGTAAGTCATTCTGTGCGACGAGCGGTCGGCTGTTACAGCGGCCCCTCCTGGCAACGGTTCGGGCGTATGTCGCCGAGATTTACGCCGGTAAAAACACACGGGCTGTTGTTGCACTTGGGTCTTTCTGGTATAAAGCAGCGCTCTTTTCTAGGGGCCCGGTTCCTTCGCTTGTAGGTGTAGCCGGTAAGACCCTAAAGAAACGCGGCGCCTGGCGCCAAATGACTGAGAGATTAAGCGGCCAACCCATGCCGGGTTGGGCATGTGGTTTTAGAGGGCTGAGGCATGTCGAGAGTCTGTCAAGTTACCGGTAAGGGTCCGGTGACTGGGAATAACATTTCCCACGCAAATAACAAAACCCGTCGTCGTTTCCTGCCGAACCTGCAGCATCACCGCTTCTGGGTTGAAGAAGAGAAACGTTTTGTTCGCCTGCGTGTATCTGCCAAAGGCATGCGTATCATCGACAAGCGTGGCATCACTGTCGTGCTGGCCGAAATCCGCGCCGCTGGCAAGATCTAAGGAGCTCTATCATGCGTGAATTGATTCGAATGATCTCTAGCGCCGGTACTGGTCACTTCTACACTACCGACAAGAACAAGCGTACTACCCCGGACAAGCTCGAAAAGAAAATGTTCGACCCGCGCGTTCGCAAGCACGTGATCTACAAAGAAGGCAAAATCAAGTAATTGGTTTTCTTCCTTGTGAAAAAAAGCCCGTATCTCACGATGCGGGCTTTTTTTTGCCTGGCGTTTGTTGATCAGGCCTTCTGCTCGAACACCACGTAGATCTTGCGGCACGGTTCCAGCACTTCCCAGGTACCACTGAAGCCGGCGGGGATCACGAAGCGGTCGCCGGCGCGCAAGGTCTTGGCGTTACCGTCGCCGTCGCGCAGTACCGAAACCCCCTGCACAATTTCGCAGTATTCATGCTCGGTATAGTTGACCTTCCACTGCCCGACTTCTCCTTCCCAAACCCCGGCGCTCATCTGGCCGCATGGGCTGTTGTAGTGGTTGTAGATCGTTTGTTCGGGGTCGCCCTTGAGGATTTTCTCGGCGGCAGGGCGGTAGCGGTCGGGCGCCGTGTTGGCCTGGCTGAAGTCGACGATGTCCTGGATGCTCATGTGCGTGTCCCGTCTGGCCTGCGGTTGGAGAGCCCAAAGTCTATGTTTATTAAAATGAACATCGCAAGGGCGTTTACCGCCGTTATGTCAAATATATTGAAACATCCCCAGCCGCTGGTTTAGGGTGGCAGCTGCCTTGAGCCGAACAGCAGGCTGGCCGGGCAAGAATTCTTTGAGGCTGCCGGGGGACATCACCTGGCCCTTGTATTCAATAAGAGGAGGACACTCGCATGACCACCCTGACCCGTGCCGACTGGGAACAACGCGCCAAGGACCTGAAGATCGAAGGCCGCGCCTATATCAATGGCGAATACACTGCCGCCGCTTCCGGTGACACCTTCGAATGCATCAGCCCGGTCGATGGCCGCCTGCTCGCCACCGTTGCCAGTTGCGATGCCGCCGACGCCCAGCGCGCCGTGGAAAATGCCCGTGCCACCTTCAATTCCGGCGCCTGGTCGCGCCTGGCACCGGCCAAGCGCAAGGCCGTCATGATCCGTTTCGCCGCGTTGCTCAAGGCCAATGCCGAAGAGCTGGCGCTGCTTGAAACCCTGGACATGGGCAAGCCGATCAGCGACTCCCTGAACATTGACGTGCCTGGCGCAGCCAATGCCCTGAGCTGGAGCGGTGAGGCGATCGACAAGATCTATGACGAAGTCGCCGCCACCCCTCACGATCAGTTGGGTCTGGTAACCCGTGAACCGGTTGGTGTCGTCGGCGCCATCGTGCCGTGGAACTTCCCGCTGATGATGGCCTGCTGGAAACTGGGGCCGGCGCTGTCCACCGGTAACTCGGTCATCCTCAAGCCCTCCGAAAAATCCCCGCTGACTGCCATCCGCATTGCGGCCCTGGCCGTTGAGGCCGGCATTCCAAAAGGCGTGTTCAACGTGCTGCCGGGCTATGGCCATACCGTGGGTAACGCGCTGGCGCTGCACATGGATGTCGACACCCTGGTGTTCACCGGCTCGACCAAGATCGCCAAACAGCTGTTGATCCGCTCCGGCGAATCGAACATGAAACGCGTATGGCTGGAGGCGGGCGGCAAGAGCCCGAACATCGTGTTCGCCGATGCCCCGGATCTGCAAGCCGCGGCCGAATCCGCCGCGGGTGCCATTGCCTTTAACCAAGGCGAAGTCTGCACTGCCGGTTCACGCCTGCTGGTGGAGCGCTCCATCAAGGATAAATTCCTGCCGCTGGTGATCGCCGCGCTGAAGGGCTGGAAGCCAGGCAACCCGCTGGACCCGGCCACTAACGTCGGCGCGTTGGTGGACACTCAACAGATGAACACCGTGCTGTCCTACATCGAAGCCGGCCATGCCGACGGTGCAAAGCTGGTGGCAGGCGGTAAGCGTACCCTCGAAGAAACCGGTGGCACCTACGTCGAACCTACGATTTTCGATGGTGTGACCAACGCCATGAGGATCGCCCAGGAAGAAATCTTTGGCCCGGTCCTGTCGGTCATTACCTTCGACAGCGCTGAAGAAGCCATCGCCATCGCCAACGATACCCAATATGGGCTGGCGGCGGCGGTATGGACGGCCGATATCTCCAAGGCGCACCTGACCGCCAAGGCCCTGCGTGCCGGCAGCGTGTGGGTCAACCAGTACGATGGCGGTGACATGACCGCGCCATTCGGGGGGTTCAAGCAGTCGGGTAACGGTCGCGACAAGTCCTTGCATGCGTTCGACAAGTACACCGAGCTGAAGGCGACCTGGATCAAGCTGTAAGCAGCGCCGCTGAACCCCTGTAGGAGCGAGCTTGCTCGCGAAAAACGTCAACGATAACGCGTGCTGTCTGGTAACACGCGGTGTCCTTGAGTTCTTCGCGAGCAAGCTCGCTCCTACAGTTCGTTTGCAACCCTGAAAAGTATCCACAGGAGCGTGGAAATGCGTTGGGCGACTTATTTCGCCGTCCTGGCCTCGGTACTCAGTGTCGGCCTGGCGCTGGGCGTGAGCATGCCACTGGTATCCCTGCGCCTTGAGGGCTGGGGCTACGGCAGTTTCGCCATCGGCGTGATGGCCGCGATGCCTGCCTTTGGTGTGCTGCTGGGTGCCAAGGTCTCCAGCCGCCTGGCCTCTTGGCTGGGCACTGCCAACCTGATGCGTCTGTGCCTATGGGCCGGTGCCGTGTCCATCGGTTTGCTGGCGATCCTGCCCAGTTACCCGGTGTGGCTGGTGCTGCGGCTGATGATCGGGGTGATCCTGACCATCGTGTTTATCCTGGGTGAAAGCTGGATCAACCAATTGGTAGTGGAGCAGTGGCGCGGCCGGCTGGTGGCGCTGTACGGCTGCAGCTATGCCTTGAGCCAGCTGTCAGGGCCACTGCTGCTGGGTGTGATCGGCACTGATCATGACTACGGTCTCTGGGTGGGTGCGGGCCTGCTGATGGTCGCGCCGCTGTTGCTGCTGGGGCGTTCCGGCGCGCCGACGGCCGATTCGTTCAGTGTGACCCTTGGCGACCTGTGGCGCTTCTGCCTGACACTGCCGGCGATTGCCTGGGCGGTGGCGTTATTCGCCGCGTTCGAAGCGATGATTCTGACACTGTTGCCGGTGTATTGCCTGCAGCAGGGCTTCACCGCCGAGATAGCCTTGGCGATGGTCAGCACCGTGGTGGTGGGTGATGCGCTGCTGCAATTGCCCATCGGTGCCTTGGCCGATTACTTGCCGCGGCGCACGCTGTTCTTGAGTTGTGCGCTGCTGTTGCTGGCGTCGAGCCTGGCGATTCCGTTGTTGATGCAGACGGTGTTGATCTGGCCGGTGTGGGTGCTGTTCGGCGCCAGTGCCGGAGGGTTGTTCACCTTGTCGCTGATTCTGATTGGCGAGCGCTACCGTGACGATGCGCTGGTGCGCGCCAATGCCCATATCGCGCAGCTGTGGGGGATCGGCTGCTTGATCGGGCCGTTGGTGGCGGGTGCAGGCAGCCAGTGGATCAGCGGGCATGCCCTGCCTTGGCTGATGGCGGCCGGGGCGCTGGGGCTGGTGGTGCTGTTGTTGCGCCAGGGCGCATTTGGTGCTGCGCAGCCCGCTTGATCTGGAAGCAATCAACTGTGGGAGGGGGGCTTGCCTCCTCCCACATTGGATCTTCGCTGTTCTTAGAGCATGCGTTCCAGGCCGACCGAGTTGGCGAACCACGCATTGAACCGGCGCCACCAACTGCCCGGCTCGCGGGTCAAGGTGTGTAACTGACCGTTATCCTCGGTCACCCACACCACTTGGCCATTCTGCAATTTCGCCTCATAACTCAAGGCGGGTGCCATGCCTTGCAGTGCCAGGTTGCGTACGTGTTCCGCCAATTCGGGGCTGTCGACCAATACGCCCACTTCGGTGTTCCACAACACTGAGCGCGGGTCGA
This genomic window contains:
- a CDS encoding cupin domain-containing protein gives rise to the protein MSIQDIVDFSQANTAPDRYRPAAEKILKGDPEQTIYNHYNSPCGQMSAGVWEGEVGQWKVNYTEHEYCEIVQGVSVLRDGDGNAKTLRAGDRFVIPAGFSGTWEVLEPCRKIYVVFEQKA
- a CDS encoding MFS transporter, whose protein sequence is MRWATYFAVLASVLSVGLALGVSMPLVSLRLEGWGYGSFAIGVMAAMPAFGVLLGAKVSSRLASWLGTANLMRLCLWAGAVSIGLLAILPSYPVWLVLRLMIGVILTIVFILGESWINQLVVEQWRGRLVALYGCSYALSQLSGPLLLGVIGTDHDYGLWVGAGLLMVAPLLLLGRSGAPTADSFSVTLGDLWRFCLTLPAIAWAVALFAAFEAMILTLLPVYCLQQGFTAEIALAMVSTVVVGDALLQLPIGALADYLPRRTLFLSCALLLLASSLAIPLLMQTVLIWPVWVLFGASAGGLFTLSLILIGERYRDDALVRANAHIAQLWGIGCLIGPLVAGAGSQWISGHALPWLMAAGALGLVVLLLRQGAFGAAQPA
- the rpmG gene encoding 50S ribosomal protein L33, with translation MRELIRMISSAGTGHFYTTDKNKRTTPDKLEKKMFDPRVRKHVIYKEGKIK
- the rpmB gene encoding 50S ribosomal protein L28, whose translation is MSRVCQVTGKGPVTGNNISHANNKTRRRFLPNLQHHRFWVEEEKRFVRLRVSAKGMRIIDKRGITVVLAEIRAAGKI
- a CDS encoding aldehyde dehydrogenase — encoded protein: MTTLTRADWEQRAKDLKIEGRAYINGEYTAAASGDTFECISPVDGRLLATVASCDAADAQRAVENARATFNSGAWSRLAPAKRKAVMIRFAALLKANAEELALLETLDMGKPISDSLNIDVPGAANALSWSGEAIDKIYDEVAATPHDQLGLVTREPVGVVGAIVPWNFPLMMACWKLGPALSTGNSVILKPSEKSPLTAIRIAALAVEAGIPKGVFNVLPGYGHTVGNALALHMDVDTLVFTGSTKIAKQLLIRSGESNMKRVWLEAGGKSPNIVFADAPDLQAAAESAAGAIAFNQGEVCTAGSRLLVERSIKDKFLPLVIAALKGWKPGNPLDPATNVGALVDTQQMNTVLSYIEAGHADGAKLVAGGKRTLEETGGTYVEPTIFDGVTNAMRIAQEEIFGPVLSVITFDSAEEAIAIANDTQYGLAAAVWTADISKAHLTAKALRAGSVWVNQYDGGDMTAPFGGFKQSGNGRDKSLHAFDKYTELKATWIKL